From Fundulus heteroclitus isolate FHET01 chromosome 5, MU-UCD_Fhet_4.1, whole genome shotgun sequence, a single genomic window includes:
- the LOC105918084 gene encoding fibrinogen-like protein 1 isoform X2 translates to MFQIHLIMAALTSSVVLLLHLASSAAAPLLCEEKVVRLEAEIQGLMNVINEQHRYIQELQSSQTQQLQLIPNMFLSQQNLYRDCSEVFEDGNVASGLYVIRPDGSPTALSVYCDMSNGGGWTVFQRRRDGKETFDRTWSEYSHGFGDLFSPEGEFWLGNEPLHRITAQGNYDLHIDTEDLEGNQRFAEYKNFRVDDEKDQYQLHVGDYVGTAGDALADARGLNFNSPCKGGIKFSTYDHPNYINAAADQGRCIRHSRSGWWFCRCDSGNLNDQQFKGPFEAMSDDGVAWYVWHGWSYAIKSVVMMVRAADLENPPPIVERWAEQFGPNMVEGGQPAGPV, encoded by the exons GCGCCGCTGCTGTGCGAGGAGAAGGTGGTGCGGCTGGAGGCGGAGATCCAGGGCCTGATGAACGTGATCAACGAGCAGCACCGCTACatccaggagctgcagagcagcCAGacgcagcagctgcagctcatccccAACATGTTCCTGAGCCAGCAGAACCTCTACAGAG ACTGCTCTGAGGTGTTCGAGGACGGGAACGTGGCGAGCGGCCTGTACGTGATCCGGCCCGACGGCTCGCCCACGGCGCTCAGCGTCTACTGCGACATGAGCAACGGCGGAGGCTGGACCGTCTTCCAGAGGAGGAGAGACGGGAAGGAGACCTTCGACAG aacctggtcaGAGTACAGCCACGGCTTTGGAGATCTGTTCTCCCCTGAAGGAGAGTTCTGGCTGGGGAACGAGCCGCTGCACCGCATCACCGCTCAAG GAAACTACGATCTGCACATCGACACCGAGGACTTAGAGGGGAACCAGCGCTTCGCCGAGTACAAGAACTTCCGGGTGGACGATGAGAAG GACCAGTACCAGCTGCATGTGGGCGACTACGTGGGCACCGCCGGCGACGCCCTGGCCGACGCCCGCGGCCTCAACTTCAACAGCCCCTGCAAAGGCGGCATCAAGTTCAGCACCTACGACCACCCCAACTACATCAACGCCGCCGCCGACCAGGGCCGCTGCATCCGCCACAGCAGGTCCGGCtggtggttctgcag gtgTGACTCGGGGAACCTGAACGACCAGCAGTTCAAAGGGCCGTTTGAGGCGATGAGCGACGACGGCGTGGCGTGGTACGTGTGGCACGGCTGGTCCTACGCCATCAAGTCGGTGGTGATGATGGTGCGCGCCGCCGACCTGGAGAACCCGCCCCCCATCGTGGAGCGGTGGGCGGAGCAGTTCGGCCCCAACATGGTGGAGGGCGGGCAGCCGGCGGGACCCGTCTAA
- the LOC105918084 gene encoding fibrinogen-like protein 1 isoform X1 → MFQIHLIMAALTSSVVLLLHLASSAAAPLLCEEKVVRLEAEIQGLMNVINEQHRYIQELQSSQTQQLQLIPNMFLSQQNLYRDCSEVFEDGNVASGLYVIRPDGSPTALSVYCDMSNGGGWTVFQRRRDGKETFDRTWSEYSHGFGDLFSPEGEFWLGNEPLHRITAQGNYDLHIDTEDLEGNQRFAEYKNFRVDDEKDQYQLHVGDYVGTAGDALADARGLNFNSPCKGGIKFSTYDHPNYINAAADQGRCIRHSRSGWWFCRWDGRLSAGRGGGVRVRLIFLLLLLLLLLLRCDSGNLNDQQFKGPFEAMSDDGVAWYVWHGWSYAIKSVVMMVRAADLENPPPIVERWAEQFGPNMVEGGQPAGPV, encoded by the exons GCGCCGCTGCTGTGCGAGGAGAAGGTGGTGCGGCTGGAGGCGGAGATCCAGGGCCTGATGAACGTGATCAACGAGCAGCACCGCTACatccaggagctgcagagcagcCAGacgcagcagctgcagctcatccccAACATGTTCCTGAGCCAGCAGAACCTCTACAGAG ACTGCTCTGAGGTGTTCGAGGACGGGAACGTGGCGAGCGGCCTGTACGTGATCCGGCCCGACGGCTCGCCCACGGCGCTCAGCGTCTACTGCGACATGAGCAACGGCGGAGGCTGGACCGTCTTCCAGAGGAGGAGAGACGGGAAGGAGACCTTCGACAG aacctggtcaGAGTACAGCCACGGCTTTGGAGATCTGTTCTCCCCTGAAGGAGAGTTCTGGCTGGGGAACGAGCCGCTGCACCGCATCACCGCTCAAG GAAACTACGATCTGCACATCGACACCGAGGACTTAGAGGGGAACCAGCGCTTCGCCGAGTACAAGAACTTCCGGGTGGACGATGAGAAG GACCAGTACCAGCTGCATGTGGGCGACTACGTGGGCACCGCCGGCGACGCCCTGGCCGACGCCCGCGGCCTCAACTTCAACAGCCCCTGCAAAGGCGGCATCAAGTTCAGCACCTACGACCACCCCAACTACATCAACGCCGCCGCCGACCAGGGCCGCTGCATCCGCCACAGCAGGTCCGGCtggtggttctgcaggtgggaCGGCCGCCTCTCTGCGGGACGGGGCGGGGGGGTTAGAGTCAGACtgatcttcctcctcctcctcctcctcctcctcctcctcaggtgTGACTCGGGGAACCTGAACGACCAGCAGTTCAAAGGGCCGTTTGAGGCGATGAGCGACGACGGCGTGGCGTGGTACGTGTGGCACGGCTGGTCCTACGCCATCAAGTCGGTGGTGATGATGGTGCGCGCCGCCGACCTGGAGAACCCGCCCCCCATCGTGGAGCGGTGGGCGGAGCAGTTCGGCCCCAACATGGTGGAGGGCGGGCAGCCGGCGGGACCCGTCTAA